CCGGGACGCGTATACAGCAAAGATGAACTGTTGGACCATGTTTGGCATACCAATCACTCTGGTTATCACCATACGGTGTGTAGCACGATTAACCGGCTTCGAACTAAATTGGCGGTGGAAACAGCCGTTACTCAGCCAAGTAAAGAGCGTGATGAACAACATTTTGTGCACACTGTTTGGGGCGTGGGTTATAAGTTTCAGTCACTTTGAATGGACTCAACAAAGAGCTTAAGGATGAAGGGATTATGAGTTTTAAAGCAAGACTGGTGATATTCACAAGCCTCTGGTTTTGTATTATGACGGTCATTATTGCCTACACCTATCATTGGCAGCGACAGACCATAGAACATCGCACCACGCAAAGCTTACATAAAGACCTCGCTGTCCATATGCGGGACGATAACCCGCTGATGATAGGCACGGAATACAACCCCAAAGCGCTTAAATCCATTTTCCACACCTTGATGCTTATTGGACCCGACTTCGAGATCTACTTTCTTGATGCTCAAGGTAATATCACCACACACGCTGCACCTGAAGGTGCTGAGATCATGGGCTCCATTGATGTCGAGCCGATAAAACGATTTCTCGCTGATGAGCCTTTTCCGATATTAGGTCAAGACCCCCGTCATCCTGGTGAAGACACCGTGTTCTCCGTCGCGGCAATTAAGGAGTTTGGTTCAACGATAGGCTATCTATATGTGGTAATAGGTAGTACCAAACATTCAACCATCGCAAAAGCTCAGGTCGACACGCCTTATATCGCGCTTACCGGATTGACCTTACTCTCGATTCTAGGCTTTGCACTAGGCGCCTATTGGCTGGTTAAACGTAGCTTACTTACACCAATCGAAAAGGTGACCTCGAGTTTAGAGCAGCAAGCTGAACATGATTTTCGGCTTAATCCAGGCTTCACCAAACAGGTACCCGAACTTGTGCCTATTGCTCACTCTTACCAAAAGATGGCAAAGCATATACAGCAGCAGTTTTTACAACTTGAGTATCAAGCCAGTAGCCGTCGAGATACGCTGGTGCAACTGAGTCATGATCTCAAAACGCCCCTGTCGAGTGTGCTTGGTTATCTGGAAACTTGGAAGTTACAGCACCCAGGCTCCGATCCATTGATTGAGGTGGCGTATCGAAATTGCGGTAAGCTATCGGATCAACTTCACTCGCTGCTAGAGACAGCAAAATCAGATGCTGGCTTGCCTAGCTATCAATATGAGCCTGTAGAACTGAGCTCTTTGGTTGCTGAATGCGCCGAAACCATGATGAGTCAATTTCAACGTAAGCAGATAGAGCTTAACGTCGATGTGGATAGTGGCATTCAAACGATTGGCGACAGAGGTTTGTTGGAGCGGCTAGTGTTAAACCTTCTAGAAAATGCCCTGCGTCATAGCCCAAGTGGCGCCACTGTGGATTGTCAGGCTCATAAGTCAGAAGATGGAAAGAGCATCCAGTTTGTGTTTATCAATAAGGTTGAGCAAAGTGCGCCAAGTGGCTCGCTAGGCATCGGAACTAAAATTGTTCAATCTATCCTAATGCTACATCATAGCTACTTGGAAACGAGCGCGAGTGAGTCGATTTACCAACAGCGGTTTGCCTTGCGAGTGGTGTAAAAAAGCCCCGATAGGGTTCGGGGCTGGTCTATGGTTTCATTTCACTTGGTGTTGATTAATAACCTTTCTTGCGATGACGGCTTTCCGACTGAACCGAGCGATAGAACTTACCCAGTTCTTTATCTTTGGTTCGTTTCTCTGCTAGAGACGCACTGTTTCGTGCTTGCTCGCGCTGAAGCTTAAAATAGTTATCGACTCGTCTCTCATCAAGCTCACCGCTCTCTAGTGCACTGCGCACAGCACAGCCTGGCTCATTGGTGTGCTGACAGTCCGCAAAACGGCATTGGTTAATCAAGGTTTCAACATCACTAAAGGTCTCGGACAGACCGTCTTCACTTGCTGTGAGCTGAATCTCTCGCATCCCAGGCGTATCAAGCAGCAAACCGCCGTTGGGCATCTTGTGCATGGAACGAGAGGTTGTTGTGTGGCGACCTTTACTGTCATCTTCACGAATACCACCTGTTGCTTGCGTTTGCGCCTGCATCAAGGTGTTTACCAGTGTCGATTTCCCCACACCTGAAGAGCCCATAAATGCCACGGTTTGACCAACTCCACACCAAGACTGAAGGCCATGAAGAGAATCAATCTCTAACGCGTTGACCGTTTCTATTATTAAGAATGGGTCCAGTGATTGTACTTGCTGACGTTTCTCTTCTACGTCTTCGCATAAGTCGGCTTTGGTTAGCACGATCACTGCTTCTGATTTGGCTTCATTGACCAAAGTCAGGTAGCGTTCTATGCGACTGAGATTAAAGTCAAAGTTCAAAGAACAGACAATAAAAACAGTGTCGACGTTGGCCGCAATGTATTGCTCTTCTAGCTTTGAGCCGGGAGCTTTGCGGCTAAACAGAGATTTACGATCGAGCAGTCTTACAAATCGATGTTGTTCATCCAGAAGTATCCAATCACCCACTGTCATTTGAGGGTGACTGATATGATGCTCAAGGTGAAACTCGTCTTGCTCAGTACAGACGATATAGCCACTGCGATGATGAGCAATAACACGACCGAAGATAATACCTTCGTACTCTTCAAGAGTGAGTTGTTGTTGAAAATAGGTTTTCCAGCCAAGTTCGTTGATCGCGATTGGATGGGTAAAAATAGAATGCATTGTTAGTACCTAAATTAGACTTATTTTTATAAGGGTCAGGTACTTACCGATGTAAGTGTGTGCAGGTTGCACAAGACCCCGGTTTTTATCACCGGGTAAAGCAGAAGAGTGTGGTTGAGCGGAACTAAGAGTGTGTTTACGTTTCGCTTAACGCTGGTTTGTTTCCAACTTTACCGGGTGGGTACGCATTACAATCATGAAAATCCTCCAAAAATATTAGTATAAGACGTGGCAATAATAGCACCGCGGCGCTATTTGTACAGCACCGCGGTAAATTACGATTCTTCCAGTTTAGTGATGCATGTGGTCGTGGTTATGCTTCATTCCAGACATCACCTTTTTGACTGGTACATTCAATACCTTTACTTCGCCATTTGCAAAGCTCAGCTCAACGTTAATGGTCTCGCCTTCTTTCATTGGCTGGTTTACGTCTAGCAGCATGATGTGCAAGCTACCCGGCTTCAGAACGGTTTTTCCATTCGCTGGTATTTCAATCGATTTTATTTGACGCATTTTCATCACGTCACCGTCTTTGATGACATCGTGAAGTTCAACGACGGAAGAGGCTTGAGAGGTGGCGCTGACAATAGTACGCACCTCGTTGCTTGTGTTCTCGATGGTACCGAACACGGCGCTGGTCGTCGCATTAGGTGGTGTTGTGCGAGCATACGCGTCATTGACATCAATCGCCGCATTGGCGGCTGAGAGAGGGGCAAGGGCAAGAGCAGTTAGAAGGATTGTATTGAGCTTCATGGTTTATTCCATTGTTATATGAGTTTTATCCTTGGTTATTGACGCGTTTTATCGCTTCAATAATTGGAGCAGGAGTCATGGTGTGCGGCACTTTTTCAATAAGCGTACCGTCAGGGCTTAAAAAATAGAAATATGAGCTATGATCGAGCGTGTAGCCAAGCTGGGAATCTTCGAGTTCCGTTTTTCTAAATATCACGCCATACTTGTGAGCTAAAGGTTTTGTGACCTCAAGCGGTGCAGATAGCCCCTCAATCATGGGATGAAAATAGTGTGCATATTCCGCTGAGGCTTCAGCGGCATCGCGCTCGGGATCGAGAGAGACAAACATTGGTCTTAATGTTGATTTGGTTTCATCATCGATCTGATTCAGTGCGCCAGCCAACATGGCAAGTGACGTTGGGCACACGTCAGGGCAGCGGGTAAACCCAAAATACACGATGCGTGTACGTGGGTCCGCTTGGTCAAAAATCTCGACGGGGTCGCCATTCTCGCCATACAAAATGGATTCAGACACTTTTTCAAGTTGCGCTAACTCTAGTGCCTGTTTCTCTTTTTGCTGTTGGTTGTCGAGATACACCTTACTCCCCACACCAAGACCAAAAGCGACAATCAGTAGTGCTATCCATTTTTTATTCATCGAGCGCTCATCCTCAGTGCTGCTTTGATGTCAGTGCTACCGTCAGAAACAGTGCCATACCATGTCATACGCTCTTCAGCGCAAACGGGTAAAATGATTTCACCTTGATAAACGTCAGGTTTTATCATCTCTAACTGATACTTTGCTATGCCCATGTCCATTTCTTTGCCTTGCAGAGAGATAGACAATGTCTCGGCTTCAGAGTTAGGCCAAAATACATCGACCTTAATGGGCGTCAATGGCGTGACCCGCTGAGCATCGAGTTTAAGTTTTACACCTTGTTGCTCGCACACTTTTGAAGAGAGCATGCAATAGCTGCTCAGGTCGACATCGGCGTTTGGCGCGTGATTTAACAGATTCGGTAAATAGAATCCCGCTCCTAGCGCAGCGGCGACGAGCAAGATTTTGATTTTATTGTTCAACGTAATGTTAACCATAGAAAGAATCGTAACCGCATCCTAACATATTCCGTTGCGGCATCTGTGCGGTAGTCCTAATTTTTGCCGTCTGTTAAACGACTTACACATTGCTGTTAGGCTGCTGCGCCAGCGTTAAGCATTGGCAAGACGTTTAGGTTGTGTATTTGAATGAGAGATCTTTCCTGCAAACCACCAAATCAACCAAGTTAATGGCGCACTCACAATTCCATCCAAAGCATAATGCCAACCCAGAGAAATCGAACCGATAAAAATCACTAGGGCGTACAACCAAAACACAATACCCAACGTGCGGTTGATGGCGTTCATCGTTAATGCCATGAGCACAGCCATGGAGACATGCATACTTGGCATTGCGGAAATGCCACTGCCTAACATATCTTTGCCTTCAGAATACGCCAGCCACAAGTCTTGTTGGGTCTCGAGCGCAAATAGCCCCCAGCTATTGTGTTCAGTTAGCCAGGCATCTTGCTGCTGAAGCAG
This is a stretch of genomic DNA from Vibrio maritimus. It encodes these proteins:
- the rsgA gene encoding ribosome small subunit-dependent GTPase A, translated to MHSIFTHPIAINELGWKTYFQQQLTLEEYEGIIFGRVIAHHRSGYIVCTEQDEFHLEHHISHPQMTVGDWILLDEQHRFVRLLDRKSLFSRKAPGSKLEEQYIAANVDTVFIVCSLNFDFNLSRIERYLTLVNEAKSEAVIVLTKADLCEDVEEKRQQVQSLDPFLIIETVNALEIDSLHGLQSWCGVGQTVAFMGSSGVGKSTLVNTLMQAQTQATGGIREDDSKGRHTTTSRSMHKMPNGGLLLDTPGMREIQLTASEDGLSETFSDVETLINQCRFADCQHTNEPGCAVRSALESGELDERRVDNYFKLQREQARNSASLAEKRTKDKELGKFYRSVQSESRHRKKGY
- a CDS encoding SCO family protein; its protein translation is MNKKWIALLIVAFGLGVGSKVYLDNQQQKEKQALELAQLEKVSESILYGENGDPVEIFDQADPRTRIVYFGFTRCPDVCPTSLAMLAGALNQIDDETKSTLRPMFVSLDPERDAAEASAEYAHYFHPMIEGLSAPLEVTKPLAHKYGVIFRKTELEDSQLGYTLDHSSYFYFLSPDGTLIEKVPHTMTPAPIIEAIKRVNNQG
- a CDS encoding copper chaperone PCu(A)C — encoded protein: MKLNTILLTALALAPLSAANAAIDVNDAYARTTPPNATTSAVFGTIENTSNEVRTIVSATSQASSVVELHDVIKDGDVMKMRQIKSIEIPANGKTVLKPGSLHIMLLDVNQPMKEGETINVELSFANGEVKVLNVPVKKVMSGMKHNHDHMHH
- a CDS encoding sensor histidine kinase; protein product: MSFKARLVIFTSLWFCIMTVIIAYTYHWQRQTIEHRTTQSLHKDLAVHMRDDNPLMIGTEYNPKALKSIFHTLMLIGPDFEIYFLDAQGNITTHAAPEGAEIMGSIDVEPIKRFLADEPFPILGQDPRHPGEDTVFSVAAIKEFGSTIGYLYVVIGSTKHSTIAKAQVDTPYIALTGLTLLSILGFALGAYWLVKRSLLTPIEKVTSSLEQQAEHDFRLNPGFTKQVPELVPIAHSYQKMAKHIQQQFLQLEYQASSRRDTLVQLSHDLKTPLSSVLGYLETWKLQHPGSDPLIEVAYRNCGKLSDQLHSLLETAKSDAGLPSYQYEPVELSSLVAECAETMMSQFQRKQIELNVDVDSGIQTIGDRGLLERLVLNLLENALRHSPSGATVDCQAHKSEDGKSIQFVFINKVEQSAPSGSLGIGTKIVQSILMLHHSYLETSASESIYQQRFALRVV